In a genomic window of Papilio machaon chromosome 4, ilPapMach1.1, whole genome shotgun sequence:
- the LOC106710650 gene encoding RNA binding protein fox-1 homolog 1-like, which yields MYYPVSNGNVIDTGTPTLLHMVGTGMGNPFPAAAAAAAAAQFAANGDALAGKAELAAGVPAPQQPSQHPQPPQPAQAQLVKSEGPPPPAPLPPANFSPQPPPQTHSQNSIENQNNNTQNENEGTEESTPVSVAAAVAQQAAAQQVAAAHAAHAAHAAQAAHAATSAANAAAAAAAAGPDKALVVPVAQGSQPKRLHVSNIPFRFRDPDLRNMFGQYGTILDVEIIFNERGSKGFGFVTFANSGDAERARERLHGTVVEGRKIEVNNATARVQTKKPPAVPNVCVQWPEGEKHYFPFLITPNTIESLRVYINYITFIRAWNFPAPRAVHALAHMLPRAYASPPAPAAHPSSAAAAAHAQLHAYAPVYYDPFLAAAATADSNYRLQAAAAAAAAAAPLLKSPLTTAQHAAAAAAAANYGAAARAAAAASAAPAPALTPLAATYGREYGDPYLGHSIGPVTGYGTAMYRSGYNRFAPY from the exons ATGTACTATCCT gtGAGTAACGGCAATGTCATCGACACAGGAACACCAACCCTGCTG CACATGGTGGGCACGGGTATGGGGAACCCATTCCCCGCGGCGgccgcggcggcggcggcggcgcagTTCGCAGCCAACGGAGACGCGCTGGCTGGCAAGGCGGAGCTAGCCGCCGGCGTGCCCGCACCCCAACAGCCCTCGCAGCACCCTCAGCCGCCGCAACCCGCGCAGGCGCAGCTCGTGAAAAGCGAGGGCCCACCTCCGCCCGCGCCGCTCCCGCCCGCTAACTTTTCACCGCAACCGCCGCCACAGACACACTCACAGAATTCGATAgaaaatcaaaataacaaCACA CAAAATGAGAACGAAGGCACAGAGGAGAGCACCCCCGTGAGTgtggcggcggcggtggcTCAGCAGGCGGCGGCGCAGCAGGTAGCGGCCGCGCACGCAGCGCACGCCGCACATGCCGCTCAGGCCGCGCACGCCGCCACCAGCGCCGCCaacgccgccgccgccgccgcagccGCCGGGCCCGATAAGGCACTTGTTGTACCCGTCGCCCAGGGCTCGCAGCCCAAGCGCCTGCACGTCTCCAATATACCCTTCCGCTTCAGAGACCCCGACCTAAGAAACATGTTCGGC caATATGGCACGATACTTGATGTAGAAATTATCTTCAATGAACGCGGCTCGAAG GGATTCGGTTTTGTAACATTCGCAAATAGTGGTGATGCGGAGCGAGCACGAGAGCGTCTTCACGGCACCGTGGTTGAGGGCAGAAAGATAGAG GTTAATAATGCAACTGCGAGGGTACAAACTAAGAAACCACCAGCGGTCCCTAACG TGTGCGTCCAATGGCCGGAAGGTGAGAAACATTATTTCCCATTCCTTATAACTCCAAATACTATTGAAAGCTTACGCgtttacattaattacataacattCATTCGAGCATGGAACTTTC CCGCGCCGCGCGCCGTGCACGCCCTCGCGCACATGCTGCCGCGCGCCTACGCctcgccccccgcgcccgccgcgcacCCCTcgtccgccgccgccgccgcgcacgCCCAGCTGCACGCGTACGCGCC CGTATATTACGACCCCTTCTTAGCAGCGGCAGCGACGGCCGACTCCAATTACAGACTACAG gcagcggcggcggcggcggcggcggcagcgCCCCTGCTGAAGTCCCCGCTGACGACGGCGCAGcacgcggcggcggcggcggcggcggccaACTACGGCGCCGCCGCTCGCGCAGCCGCGGCCGCCagcgccgcgcccgcgcccgcacTCACGCCCCTCGCCGCCAC GTACGGCAGAGAATACGGTGACCCATACTTAGGGCATAGCATCGGTCCAGTTACTGGATACGGG ACGGCGATGTACAGAAGCGGTTACAACAGGTTCGCGCCGTACTAA